In a single window of the Pieris rapae chromosome 9, ilPieRapa1.1, whole genome shotgun sequence genome:
- the LOC110999915 gene encoding replication factor C subunit 3, with product MSLWVDKHRPKDLLKLDFHKDQAVRLKSLVQQSDFPHLLVYGPSGAGKKTRIMCLLRELYGSGVERLRQETMHFTTPSNKKIEIMTVSSNYHIEVNPTDVGIYDRVVIMDLVKNVAQTHQIDSSGQREFKVVILNEVDDLTKDAQHALRRTMEKYVATCRLILIANSVSRVIPAIRSRCLTIRVPAPTESEICSVLQTVCKKEGLNLPSELALKIAKCSDRNLRRALLMCEACKVQQYPFKADQKVPEPDWQLFIKETASMILSEQSPKKLGEVRQKLYELIIHGVPPDMIFAGLLKELVINCDMAMKCQVASHAAMFEHRMRLGNKAIFHLEAFVAKFMAIYKKFIEESVGDAF from the coding sequence atgagtcTTTGGGTTGATAAACATCGGCCAAAAGATCTTTTAAAGTTAGATTTTCATAAAGACCAAGCCGTACGATTGAAAAGTCTGGTACAACAAAGTGATTTTCCCCATCTACTAGTATATGGCCCTTCGGGAGCCGGTAAAAAAACTAGAATCATGTGCCTCTTGCGAGAACTTTATGGCTCAGGAGTTGAAAGATTAAGACAAGAAACAATGCATTTTACTACACCGTCTAAtaagaaaatagaaattatgACTGTGAGCAGTAATTACCACATTGAGGTTAATCCTACCGATGTGGGAATCTATGATAGGGTAGTTATAATGGATCTCGTAAAGAATGTAGCTCAGACACATCAAATTGACTCATCTGGTCAACGTGAATTTAaagttgtaatattaaatgaagtTGACGACCTTACTAAAGATGCTCAGCATGCCTTACGTCGTACAATGGAGAAGTATGTAGCAACCTGTCGTCTTATTCTCATAGCTAACTCTGTATCACGAGTAATCCCTGCAATACGATCACGTTGTCTAACAATACGAGTTCCTGCACCAACTGAAAGTGAAATTTGTAGTGTACTGCAAACAGTCTGTAAAAAAGAAGGATTGAATCTGCCCTCTGAACTAGCACTAAAAATAGCAAAGTGTTCCGATCGAAATTTACGGCGTGCTTTATTGATGTGTGAAGCATGTAAGGTGCAACAATATCCATTCAAAGCTGATCAAAAGGTCCCTGAGCCGGATTGGCAATTGTTTATCAAAGAGACAGCTTCTATGATTCTTTCAGAACAATCCCCGAAGAAGCTTGGTGAAGTTCGCCAGAAGCTTTATGAACTTATTATTCATGGTGTGCCTCCTGACATGATATTTGCGGGCTTATTAAAAGAGCTTGTTATAAATTGTGATATGGCTATGAAATGTCAAGTAGCTAGTCATGCTGCAATGTTTGAGCACAGAATGAGATTAGGAAATAAAGCCATTTTTCATCTTGAGGCATTTGTTGCAAAATTTATGgctatttataagaaattcaTCGAAGAATCTGTAGGAGATGCTTTTTGA